TCAAATAATTAGAGATGCTCTACGTCATGAGAGGTCTTTCCATCCAAGActggatattttttattttcctgagGAATATCTTTGGGAACGTTACTTCCTCTCTAGTACAACTTAATTTACCTTGACACTTCTTGGACCACACATTTGTAACATCAAACACACCGCTGACATGCGCTCACATTGTTACAAATGTCGTGctggtttacattttttttacaaatggtagttttctttacAACATTAAGGATGCAGAGCATTTAGGGAAAGGCCCTGTATGCAGATCAATCAGAAAGGTTGTTCTTGTATTAAAACGCCAACTGCTGTCTTTTgtaaagttccctggatacaaacctgttTAGCTTTCAatcactttttttaatatatgtccATTTAAAGGAGTAAACATTATTAACCTTCAATATGATAcgataatttaaaaagttaaattaaaatctaAGTATGGTGAGATGATGACCTAAATATGCAATACCGTTCtgaataatgtttttatatttgatttttagctgCAGCCAAGTGTGCTTTTCTCCTGTCAAAATGACCCTAAATAAACATcttttttaccaattatttaTACATGTTTGATAAGATCTTAAGTACGGTTAACTGTTGAGTGTTTGAGTTACTGCTTTCACTCGAGCAGCATTTTTCTTCCAATTAAGCCTGTATTCTCTCCTTGGCAGTTGCGACTGTGTTACATTTTCCTCTTAGAATAGGCTCATGTTCCCCACTCACCTGCAGGAGAACTTATAGCTCCATCGAGGTGAAATTAGTCGCTCTCTTTTGGGTTGTTGCCATGGTAGCTCGAGGTATTTTTGCctcattgatgatggctttatATCGTGCTCGTGCACGTGAGTAACgaaaggtttacatactcagagttgattgacccacttcataccagctgtaatgaaacCGGATACTCAGTTTCCCATTGCTGGGTATGTTAactcagagtttatggatagactcagagtttgttgaaccccCTTTCTGAAATACGCCCTGAGTGTGACATTGTTTGCTTGACTTTTCTCTACATTTCCTCCGTGTGTAGCAGGAAACACTGAGTCGTCCTCATCCAGTGTCTTCAATGAGAAGACTGAGACAAACAGAAACGTTGTGGAGACTAAAGAACAGAAGGAAGACAAAGTTTTGGGAGACAAAGATTCATGtgtgaaagaaaagaaacatgAGGTTGAGAGACAGAGTCATTATGTTTCTGTGGATGGACGAGAAACACAAGATGAAACAGGACAAAGTCTGATAAAGGATGatgtaaacaaagcagaaagaaaagaaaatcatgCAGGGACAGTTGTAAATAACACAGGAGAGAAATACAACAACACAGAGAGAAAATGGGACAATAGAGAGATGAAGGATACAGGAGGTGAAGAAAGTAGCAACAAAGTGGAAAAACAAAGTGAAAGAGAGAAACATTTGATGGAAAACCATAATGACAAAGAGATCAGTGATGGTGGAGATGAAGGAAGACGTAACAATCTGAATGAACAGAGTGATGAAGGGAAAGCTTTGGACCATAACAAAGTAGACTCAGACTGGAAGGTACCAGATGTGGAAGGTTACGGAGGTGATAAAGGTTTAAATGCCCAGGAAGGTGAAACGTCTCACTCAATTTCACAAAAAGATGAAGAAATCAAACTGAGACCAGGAAAGAGAAATGATGAGGCCGACTATTTAGAAACTGGTTTTCcagaaacaaagaagaaaaaaaaagagagtgaGGCAGAGACAGACGATGTCTCTACAACGAGAAACCACAGGACGGTTTCCTCATCTTCGTCCCTCAAAGGATCGTCTCCAGGTACGAACTGCAGCATTAATGAACCAGTCTGTGAGTTtacttgtgtgtttctgtaaagtgtcagtgtgtgtgttttctttcagGAATAAAGTATTATGGTCTGTACAGACAGGGAGCAACATCTTACCTGAACAGTGTTCTACAGGTGCTGTTTATGACCAAAGACTTCAGAGAGGCACTGGAACGGTTAGTAACGACAAGTATTGTGATAATTTGTCATTTATACGCCTCAGATTTGTGAGATTCAACTCATCAGTGCCTCTCattaataaaacaatgacattacagtaaatgtaaGCCCTGATAGACGTGGTGAAGGTGATATTTATTAGTAATGCATTGGTTTTGACTTTTCTAATCAGTTGCTGTACTTTCTACAGGTCCAGGTCTAGAAGGGATGATcagtgtcttgatgctggactGTTGTCATTGTTTGATGATTTACACAAAGCAACGTCTAAAACTGATTCCATTACACACCTGCTGGGCATCACAGATGGTACAGTgactcttcttcttcatctctaGATGTTTCACAGAGCGAGCAgagacactgagaatgttctacacatgttgtaggtgtttgtgtgaaaataataattaatgtgtTGGTCTAAAGCAGGTTTGTTGACTCAATCAGACCACATGTATAAATTAAtgatatgaataaatgaaataaactttatgcaatacagtaaaatgtagattattaataataaatgtgaagtTATTAGATACGAATAGAAATAAACTAGTAACACTTAAATAAGGTAAATCAATTTCTCACTACGTTATTGATTGTGaggcaaattaaaacaaatcctaattgttttttttaatcatgtgaatgtgtttattaaATACAGATTAAACGTCAGTGTTTACAATTTACTGAGCTAAAATGAATCATTTTTCAAGGTAaccatatattatattttatatagaaCTATCCATGTACGACAGAGTAGAATAATAGAGTAACAATGAAGTCTCCTCAGTGTTTGTCCAGAGTGATGCTGCCGAGTGCTTTGAGAAGATCATGGGAAGTCTGAGCAGCTCTGAGGCCTCTCAGGTACTAACTGGAACTTGaagttcttttattttgaaatccttTGTGATGGTAGATTAAACCAAAGTTTTACAACTTTTCATTTCCAAACATTCACAGACCAAgttttaaatagaaattagtTGTATTTTGTCTCCTTTAGATGTTCCAGGGAAAGTtgaaacacagaaataaatgcTTCACATGTGAGAAAGAAACAAGCTCTGATTCTCCATTTTGGAATCTGCCTCTAGAACTGGatgaaactaaacaatattgtaCCTTCAGTGTGGTAAGAAATAACATCAGtggtaaaataaaacatgtgataTATGAACATTTACCTGTTTAACTTATTTTACATTCTCCATAAATCAATGATCAGTGACATAATGAATGTTTTCAGGTGGACAGCATTAAGAAGTTCTTCAGAGAATTCTACTTCACTGGACCAGACCAGATATTCTGTCAACATTGTCAAAAGAAATCTAATGCTGCAGGTGTAAGTCATTAgtcatcattatttttgcttCTGTATACTTATTTAATTTGCAAAGGTTTCTTCATCATTTATTCTCAATTATTGTCCTTGTTTCCCTCAGCAATGTGAGATGGTTCATCCTCCACAAGTTCTGACTCTGATGTTGAAGAGGTTTAAGTTTGTCAATCGTTACAAGGTTGTGATAAACAATCAGAGAGTGAAGTTTCCCAGCAGGTTAACAGTTGAGGTAACATGTAGAGAAAGAATTATTTATTATCAGTCATTATTATCTGAGTCTCTgataactttatatttttttatctacAGGAGAAACATGATTATGAGCTTTATGCATTTGTGGAACACGGATTTGGACATTACACTGTGAAGATCAAGTCACAGGATGATGAGAAGTGGTATCATTTCAATGATGATCATGTTAGATTGGTaaacatcatttttaatttcaattgtTGTGAAATcatcaataattcatgtttgtttttctgttcctGCAACATGACAtgattatatttaatgttttacctACAGATGGATTTTCAGCCTTTCCAGCTGAACAACAGTGAGAGGTTTGTGTTTATAACATTACATCTTCATCATCTCATTATTCACTTCCTTTAAATAACTCGTGTTTATTTCCTCCAGATCCTACGATGTTTATCTTCTGTtctacaggaaaatacacagtaAGAGCAATATTTACTGTTGTGATTCTTGATTTGTGTTGCtctgattttgattttttttaataagttattgttacaaacttttttggggaaaaatcaGATGATGCAAAACATTGAAAGGAAGTATCTGGATTAAGGGTTAAATTGCTTGTTTTCAGAGTTGGCAAATACTTTTTACAAAGTCATCTCGTTTCTTAGTTGACCAATCTTTCTGAAATTTGACCAAGTTATGTTGGGTTAGTTCCTCATTTACCACACAGAGTTTCATCCAGCAGAGGTaataaattagaagaccctgtaaaataacctcaataaatccaagaaaaaacaatatatattatatctgagattttagatACAAGACATTTCTCTGATGTCGGACCAATATCCAGCTGGAGTGATCAAACAAATGGAAGGTATTAACCTGAGGCTCTGTCAGTAAAAATCACGCTCTATAACTGAAACATCAGTTCTCCACCTTTGCTTTGACATTTGGactctttgttgtcattatatAAGCTGTTTATTTCACTTTATTCATGATTCAGCAATACTGCTAGCATGACGGTTGTTTGACTTTCCTCTACGTTTTCTCCGTGTGTAGCAGAAAACACTGAGCCGTACCCATCCAGTGCCTTCAATGAGGAGACTGAGACGATTGAAAATGCTgtgaagacaaaaaaagacaaggaaGAAAAACTTGTCAAAGACAAAGTTTCTTGTGTGAATGAACAGAAAGACGAGTCAGCAAATAAGAGAGATCACAAAAGTGATCTTGCTCTCGACGAAGGCAGACGCTTCCCTCTCTGCTCCCTCTGTGTCTTATCTGTCCTtgctgctgcttgttttgttttgtgctgtcatttctttccaaaaaacaaaattatggaattgatcatCTGGTTTCTCAATACAATCGACCAAATTTTTTTGACCAAAAGAACGAGCAGAGGTGAGCCCATCTCTCCTGGCGGAACGTTTGCGGCGGGATGCACGATGAACTCTTGGGGTTTTGCGTCCATCCTTTCCATTCAGAACGTGGATGAATTCTACTTGATTGGAATTATGATAGTAGGCATTCTGCTGATTGGAGCAGGCAGTTTTATGACCTATCGCAATGTCTGGATTACGTCGTTAGCTGGTTTGGTAAGGCTTCCAGTCATTTCTGATTTTAACGCTCAGACTCATGcgataaacaaactcaaaagtaagcaggaggCTATTTTGGAACGTCAAAGCAGGTTGGAATCTGACATGGAAAAGTTGATTGCTCGGCTTCCGAGATAAAGGTCACCATATTGGAGTCACTGCTGAGAGATCGACCCCAAAGGCTGACGAAAAATTGTGCTCAGCTGGCCGAAAACAAATTGTTATCTTCATTCAGCTCCCCCACAGCCAGCCGTTCAAGGTGGGCTTATCTATTCTCCAAAATGTTTGTGTCAATTGATGCTCcgtcccctcctcctcctcctcctcctcctcttcttccccCAACACCACCTGTGAACTTTGTTTGTAATTGTGTTTCATTGTTTCTGTGTgtgctgaggtttttttttcctaatcccACTCTGTACTCCATAAAGGAGTTTTGCATATTGAGGgcaaactggaaaaagtgtcaGAGATTGATTAAAGAAAGTTTCACTGTCAGTTATTAGGACGCGGctttgaaaacaggttttatTAGAAATCAACAAAGTCTTTTTAAATTCtggtgttttaaaatgtttgatctAATGTTTGACTGTTACTCTGTTAAACTCATGACTTCTATGAAAAAACACTGACATGTAACATTCACAGAGAAACTAGTGGAATCAACTTAATGTTTATTTGGTGTTTAGATTTTTAATTATACACATTGTTATATACCAGAGACGGATTTATTCAGCTTTATCCTGCATTATTGTAAATATGGTTAGAATAATTTGAACATAATTTGAATGTCGGTGAATCTTTAAAACACCTTTAATGTAAGTTTTCCTATTTGTTTAAGAGTGGAAATTGTTTGTCATGATAAATATATGTTTTGCTTCTTCATGATGGGTCACAAGTTctgttaaaaagtttaaaatgatgtgtTTTTCTGAATAAAGTTGATTCTTTTTTCATTCTAAACATTTGCGCTGGTTGATATTTGTCTTTGTTCGTTTGTTTTATATTCTGAAACAACAGAAGATGTAGCTGACTGCTCCTGCTTTATGTTTTAAACCTGTCCTGaaatatatttgttgtcattatcaAAGTCACATCTCttactttcactttctgttCTAACCGTTTCCAAGAATCAACGTGTGTTCTGTGCAGGTCTGTGTCCTAGTTTATGTTTAACTCTACCGCCCTCTActgtttaactaatataattCATTTGTTTTGAACATTATATACACTGGGTTTAGCAGCAACTGTAAAAGACTGTCTCTTTAATAATTACAACATCTCGTGTTTTTTAACAAGATGATTTTTTTCCGTGTAACAGAAAAAATGTTGCGTTCAAATTAgtagaaagaaagtagtaaaaTGTTCAGTTTCTTAATAAGTAAATATCTAACGGAATGATTCCAGCATTGAAGGCACACAAACAATGAACGTCATAAGTTTGTCCTTTTGCGGATTCCGTAGAAGCCAATTTCCCGCTGAATCGGCCgccattttaaataataatagaaaaaagaaatacaaattgaaaataattacattaataaaATGAACTGTTGACAGTTACAAATATTTTTGAGATtatgtcataaaaacaaaaacataatattgaaATTTGTAAACCTCTACATTGACTAATGATTAGGCTTTGTATTTTgatgtattattttatatatttcagtTAAATAAGATGATAAGGTGTTATTAGTCAATCAatgtttaatgtcatttttaattcatgGACTATCTTGTACTACAAATGAAATGTTTCAGGCTCacgtttaatgtttttttttttttttttaatatatatatatatttcagtttTATGTTGAGAAATGTATTAGTGGCTCAGTGAAACTTGAATATTTGTGAGTTTGTTTATCATAATTAGTTGAATAGAACTATTTcccttgtgctttttttttctctctgatCTAAAAATTCAACAATGTTGGCCTGTATttgggattatttttattaacattcTTACTATATTACTGTGTAAATATGATTGTTAAATC
This window of the Gouania willdenowi chromosome 18, fGouWil2.1, whole genome shotgun sequence genome carries:
- the LOC114480058 gene encoding uncharacterized protein LOC114480058, producing MVHPPQVLTLMLKRFKFVNRYKVVINNQRVKFPSRLTVEEKHDYELYAFVEHGFGHYTVKIKSQDDEKWYHFNDDHVRLMDFQPFQLNNSERSYDVYLLFYRKIHTENTEPYPSSAFNEETETIENAVKTKKDKEEKLVKDKVSCVNEQKDESANKRDHKSDLALDEGRRFPLCSLCVLSVLAAACFVLCCHFFPKNKIMELIIWFLNTIDQIFLTKRTSRGEPISPGGTFAAGCTMNSWGFASILSIQNVDEFYLIGIMIVGILLIGAGSFMTYRNVWITSLAGLVRLPVISDFNAQTHAINKLKSKQEAILERQSRLESDMEKLIARLPR